The following coding sequences lie in one Enterococcus sp. 9E7_DIV0242 genomic window:
- a CDS encoding PTS mannose/fructose/sorbose/N-acetylgalactosamine transporter subunit IIC yields MLVNALIVGFVVAFAKFVDWWGSTQLARPIFIVALLGFLLGHPTEGIVMGAQLELIFLGNVSLGGVMPSDITLGSIFGAAFAMIVGSDLNVAIALAVPISMLGTLLYSVMKMVITSLVPRFEKYIQDKNYKGFNRLWNLQFWGFELVYFLLGFIVILVGSDAVKAFVDWLPEWVQSSMTVASTMLPAIGLALLLKMLWQKSLAPYYFLGFALGAFFFYQKVTEVKDGVITTQSSSILSLVQIAFVGFIVAALVVMSELKSNKQATNTAMNNMSETGNDEEDFFND; encoded by the coding sequence ATGTTAGTGAATGCATTAATTGTAGGATTTGTTGTTGCTTTTGCCAAATTTGTCGATTGGTGGGGTTCTACGCAGCTTGCTCGCCCCATTTTTATTGTGGCACTTTTAGGATTTTTATTGGGTCATCCGACAGAAGGGATCGTTATGGGTGCTCAGTTGGAGTTGATTTTCCTTGGAAATGTCAGCTTAGGTGGAGTAATGCCTTCTGATATCACACTAGGCTCAATCTTTGGTGCGGCTTTTGCGATGATCGTTGGCTCTGATTTGAACGTAGCGATTGCCCTTGCTGTACCTATTTCTATGCTAGGAACATTATTATATTCTGTTATGAAAATGGTCATTACTTCGTTGGTTCCGCGTTTTGAAAAGTACATTCAAGATAAGAATTATAAAGGCTTTAATCGATTGTGGAACTTGCAGTTTTGGGGCTTTGAATTGGTTTACTTTTTACTAGGTTTCATTGTTATTCTGGTAGGCTCAGATGCGGTCAAAGCCTTTGTGGATTGGCTGCCTGAATGGGTACAAAGCTCGATGACGGTCGCTTCTACGATGCTTCCTGCAATTGGCCTTGCCCTACTATTGAAAATGTTATGGCAGAAATCACTTGCGCCTTATTATTTCTTAGGCTTTGCGTTAGGTGCATTCTTCTTTTACCAAAAAGTCACAGAGGTGAAAGACGGTGTGATCACAACACAATCTTCAAGTATCTTGAGCTTGGTGCAAATCGCATTTGTAGGATTTATTGTCGCAGCACTAGTTGTTATGTCAGAGCTTAAAAGCAACAAACAGGCAACGAATACAGCGATGAATAACATGAGTGAGACGGGGAACGATGAGGAGGATTTCTTCAATGACTAA
- a CDS encoding PTS system mannose/fructose/N-acetylgalactosamine-transporter subunit IIB, whose protein sequence is MISMIRIDDRLVHGQVAVKWSKQLGISRIIVVSDSIAQNEIQVSALKMAAPSGVKVAVLSLEKAISILNDPRSKSLKILVVTNDPVYVAGLLPHLEEKTPTLNMANYGRIGGTLSDKEKITETVYLSEADKEVLRTVFSGGHDFNYQPLPDDAPQSLKQLIGG, encoded by the coding sequence ATGATTTCAATGATTCGTATTGATGATCGTCTAGTCCACGGACAAGTAGCGGTGAAGTGGTCAAAGCAATTGGGAATTAGTCGTATCATCGTGGTGAGTGATTCAATTGCTCAAAATGAAATTCAGGTAAGTGCATTAAAAATGGCTGCGCCATCAGGGGTTAAAGTTGCTGTATTATCACTTGAGAAAGCAATCAGTATTTTAAATGATCCACGTTCGAAAAGCTTAAAAATTTTAGTGGTGACGAATGATCCAGTGTATGTTGCAGGTTTGTTGCCCCATTTGGAAGAAAAAACGCCAACCTTAAATATGGCAAATTATGGACGGATTGGTGGAACATTATCAGATAAAGAAAAAATTACTGAAACTGTTTATTTGTCAGAAGCGGATAAAGAAGTACTGAGAACTGTTTTCTCAGGAGGACATGATTTTAATTATCAACCATTACCGGATGATGCACCACAATCGCTAAAACAATTGATCGGGGGATAA
- a CDS encoding Cof-type HAD-IIB family hydrolase: MKLVAIDLDGTLLNSQHKLSKENVKAVRATEKAGAKIVIATGRSVVSAKEIVSQLGISAYILALNGTYIIEVDRYGEQKELRRSILDKEKLARAFQVTQKLGVTFIASNEHQSDRVVVDDGTELVQEFFIERPDLQRLSIQDMTEKLMDTSTTYLKAAFTNRNREKLHELKKALAEIGIDTIFSDTYYIEYMSDGINKGWALEYLANHLGISLQETIAIGDQENDIEMLLKSGLGIAMGNAAPHVKDVANHVTLTNDQNGVAEILRNLQISTDFSETP; the protein is encoded by the coding sequence ATGAAATTAGTCGCAATCGATCTAGATGGCACGCTGCTAAACAGTCAACATAAGCTTTCAAAAGAGAATGTAAAAGCGGTTCGTGCCACAGAAAAAGCAGGAGCAAAGATAGTGATTGCAACGGGGCGTTCAGTTGTTTCAGCAAAAGAAATCGTGTCTCAGCTTGGTATCTCAGCATATATATTGGCATTGAATGGCACTTATATTATTGAAGTAGATAGGTATGGTGAGCAGAAAGAGTTGAGACGAAGCATACTTGATAAAGAAAAGCTTGCACGCGCTTTTCAGGTTACTCAAAAGCTGGGAGTAACCTTTATTGCCAGTAATGAACACCAAAGTGATCGAGTCGTTGTGGATGATGGGACTGAGCTGGTACAAGAATTTTTCATCGAAAGACCAGATTTACAAAGACTGTCGATACAGGATATGACAGAAAAGCTAATGGATACATCCACAACTTATTTAAAAGCAGCTTTTACAAATCGTAATAGAGAGAAGCTACATGAGCTTAAAAAAGCTTTGGCAGAGATTGGGATCGACACAATTTTTTCCGATACTTATTATATAGAATATATGTCGGACGGAATCAACAAAGGGTGGGCGCTCGAATATCTTGCTAATCATCTGGGGATCTCATTACAGGAAACGATTGCTATCGGAGATCAGGAAAATGATATCGAAATGCTGCTAAAAAGCGGTTTAGGAATTGCAATGGGCAATGCAGCACCTCATGTGAAAGATGTAGCGAATCACGTCACTTTGACAAATGACCAGAATGGTGTAGCAGAAATACTAAGAAACTTGCAGATATCTACTGATTTTTCAGAAACACCGTAG
- a CDS encoding sigma 54-interacting transcriptional regulator: MSKQEILHALEQATKELSKVSADDRLTTEGICEEVGIQRNTASQYLNEFIREQLAFKVKSRPAIYFHKAVFEEKFFPVHHEIYESLEQLLKEKGRGEASVESHVFDDVIGAFSSLQPAIDQIKSSMFYPGIGLPMIFYGDTGVGKSLLARKTYAFSVDQQLIASDAPFLELNCAQYYHNQELLSSILFGYKKGAFTGADEDNVGLLEAADGGILFLDECHRLSPESQEKLFTFMDTQSFSRLGENNRRRKSKVRLVFATTEDIHANFLRTFTRRVPITINIPTLQERTKQETMEYIYTFFIRESRKFDRPLLITPWIMNRLLALTYRDNVGELKNLIKIICANAYSKQANSGALITINAEILESSLLSKFLALKEIDSTEKQDILIEPQSEVNDFMRTENADTLMFKSIFKVVERVFEHYQQQRMTAEEVIQQLAREVSTVIEKLVYEDGKEGHTLKLLRSTIKELVSFLETNFFVRISGNSIVALTSYLYKRNSFSVELLSFKPKMLETIQDFILVNLLMEQKILNALLELIESKLDVVLNESEKILLAFYLKGLDLEVRKPEIRSVILAHGFSTASSIADVVNRFMEEHLFDSFDMPFNVHLDKVEEYMRHYIRSNDCSKGLVILADMGSLMALTESLEDELTGPMLIINNVTTQQALFTAEMIKKGIDFEVIGERLSEAIHMDYKVVYPAIAKQPLIITVCHTGLGAAQQLKEFLESSLPESLGYQVEAVDYHYLKKYGSENTLFKQYDIQGIVGTADPGIAEVAFVAFEDLISGQGHESVDKIFHGIQDEQVRREINNNLVRNLSIERLLSAITILDVKRVIAYIDEAIEIMERRLKIELTNSKKAIVYVHIASLVERLIRNQEVLTYQGMADAGRREILQIIAEALEIVEISYSIKISEYELNYLYDIIYDN; this comes from the coding sequence ATGTCGAAACAGGAAATATTACACGCATTGGAGCAAGCGACAAAAGAACTATCCAAAGTTTCTGCCGATGATCGACTGACGACCGAAGGGATTTGTGAAGAAGTTGGTATTCAGCGAAACACGGCAAGTCAATATTTGAATGAATTTATTCGAGAGCAGCTGGCATTCAAAGTGAAGAGCCGTCCGGCAATTTACTTTCATAAGGCAGTATTTGAAGAAAAATTTTTTCCGGTGCATCATGAGATATACGAGAGTCTGGAGCAGCTCCTCAAGGAAAAAGGAAGGGGAGAAGCGTCTGTGGAAAGTCATGTATTTGACGATGTGATTGGGGCTTTTTCCAGCTTGCAGCCAGCTATTGACCAGATCAAGTCTTCTATGTTTTATCCGGGAATTGGGCTGCCGATGATTTTTTATGGAGATACTGGTGTGGGTAAAAGTTTATTGGCAAGAAAAACCTATGCGTTTTCTGTTGATCAACAGTTGATTGCATCGGATGCGCCTTTCTTAGAGCTGAACTGTGCGCAGTATTATCATAACCAAGAGTTGTTGAGTAGTATTCTTTTTGGCTATAAAAAAGGAGCTTTTACAGGAGCTGACGAAGATAATGTCGGACTGCTTGAAGCTGCAGATGGTGGTATCTTGTTTTTGGATGAGTGTCACCGCCTTTCGCCGGAAAGCCAAGAGAAACTGTTTACCTTCATGGATACGCAAAGCTTTTCGCGACTTGGCGAGAACAATCGAAGAAGAAAATCTAAGGTTCGTCTAGTTTTTGCGACGACAGAAGATATTCATGCTAATTTTTTACGAACATTCACCCGACGTGTGCCAATAACCATCAACATCCCTACATTACAGGAACGAACAAAGCAGGAAACAATGGAATACATTTATACCTTCTTTATTCGAGAAAGTCGAAAATTTGATCGCCCACTTCTGATCACACCTTGGATCATGAATCGATTGTTGGCATTGACTTACCGCGACAATGTCGGAGAGTTGAAAAACCTAATCAAAATTATTTGCGCAAATGCCTATAGTAAACAGGCGAACAGTGGGGCACTAATTACTATAAATGCTGAAATTTTGGAAAGTAGTCTACTGTCAAAATTTTTGGCGCTGAAGGAAATTGATTCAACTGAAAAGCAGGATATTCTGATCGAACCTCAAAGTGAGGTCAATGATTTTATGCGAACGGAAAATGCGGACACCTTGATGTTTAAAAGTATTTTCAAAGTTGTTGAACGCGTATTTGAGCACTATCAGCAGCAACGCATGACAGCTGAAGAGGTTATTCAACAGCTTGCCAGAGAAGTTAGTACGGTGATTGAGAAGTTGGTCTACGAGGATGGGAAAGAAGGCCATACCTTGAAGCTGTTGCGAAGTACCATCAAAGAACTGGTCAGCTTTCTCGAAACCAATTTCTTTGTCCGTATTAGTGGGAACTCAATTGTAGCGCTGACGAGTTACTTATATAAACGCAATAGCTTTTCTGTTGAACTGCTAAGTTTTAAGCCCAAAATGCTGGAAACCATTCAGGATTTTATTCTGGTCAATCTATTGATGGAACAAAAGATACTCAACGCGTTACTGGAGTTGATTGAGTCAAAGCTTGATGTAGTGCTGAATGAATCTGAAAAGATTTTACTGGCCTTCTATTTGAAAGGTCTGGATCTCGAGGTGAGAAAACCGGAGATTCGTAGTGTGATTCTAGCACACGGCTTTTCAACGGCCAGTAGTATTGCCGATGTAGTCAACCGCTTTATGGAAGAGCATTTGTTTGATTCGTTTGATATGCCCTTCAATGTTCATTTGGATAAGGTGGAAGAATATATGCGTCATTATATCCGTAGTAATGACTGTAGCAAAGGGTTGGTGATTTTGGCAGATATGGGCTCTTTGATGGCATTGACTGAAAGTCTTGAAGACGAGCTGACCGGACCAATGCTCATTATCAATAATGTGACGACACAACAAGCGCTTTTTACCGCAGAAATGATCAAAAAGGGGATAGATTTTGAAGTGATTGGTGAGCGATTGAGCGAAGCGATTCATATGGATTACAAAGTCGTCTACCCAGCTATCGCAAAACAACCGTTGATTATTACTGTTTGCCATACAGGTTTAGGTGCAGCGCAGCAGCTGAAAGAATTCTTGGAGAGCAGCTTACCAGAATCACTTGGCTATCAAGTAGAAGCTGTAGATTATCACTATTTAAAAAAGTATGGTAGTGAGAATACTTTATTCAAGCAGTATGATATCCAGGGAATTGTCGGAACGGCCGATCCGGGGATTGCTGAAGTAGCGTTTGTTGCTTTTGAGGATTTGATTTCCGGTCAAGGACATGAAAGCGTAGATAAAATCTTTCATGGTATTCAAGATGAACAGGTCAGACGAGAAATCAACAACAATTTGGTTCGGAATTTATCGATCGAGCGTTTACTCTCTGCTATTACGATTCTTGATGTGAAGCGAGTGATTGCTTATATTGATGAAGCCATAGAGATAATGGAACGAAGATTGAAAATCGAATTGACTAATAGCAAAAAGGCAATAGTGTATGTTCATATCGCAAGTCTGGTTGAACGATTGATTCGAAATCAAGAAGTGTTGACCTACCAAGGGATGGCTGATGCGGGACGACGAGAAATACTACAAATTATTGCTGAAGCATTAGAAATTGTCGAAATCTCATACAGTATTAAAATCAGTGAATATGAGCTGAATTATCTCTATGACATTATCTACGATAATTGA
- a CDS encoding L-lactate MFS transporter: MSKVKNRWLIALAGVSVHLSIGSAYAWSIYTKPINELTGWSPTSISFAFSIAIFCLGISAAFMGKFVERFGPKTTGTVASIFFGVGIASTGLAIQLQSLPLLYVTYGLIGGIGLGSGYVTPVSTMIRWFPDRRGLATGLAIMGFGFASLITSPIAQFLMGKVGISNTFYILGAMYFCVMFLASRYLEKPPVGWTPAGMTEEKKEFSGKKIEASDGLTANEAIRTQKFWMLWIMLFLNITCGIGIVSAASPMAQEMTGMSGPMAAAMVGIMGIFNGLGRLFWATISDKFGRPIVYSTIFVVNALALTALYFSSSALFFAALVCIIMTCYGAGFSIIPAYIGDVFGMKEVGAIHGYILTAWAAAGVVGPVLLSTVKQMTDGYTTTLLIFIILSAIAFTVSLIMRRKLAQK; encoded by the coding sequence GTGAGTAAAGTGAAAAACCGGTGGCTTATTGCGCTGGCAGGCGTATCTGTACACTTGTCGATAGGGTCTGCGTATGCTTGGAGCATTTATACGAAACCAATCAATGAATTGACAGGGTGGTCACCGACCTCCATTTCGTTTGCTTTCAGTATAGCCATTTTTTGTCTGGGTATATCTGCTGCATTTATGGGGAAATTTGTTGAGCGTTTTGGTCCTAAAACGACCGGAACTGTGGCCTCCATTTTCTTTGGTGTCGGTATTGCATCAACAGGCCTGGCAATTCAGCTTCAGTCACTGCCGTTACTATATGTGACATATGGTCTTATTGGCGGAATTGGTTTAGGTTCAGGGTATGTGACGCCTGTATCTACAATGATTCGCTGGTTTCCAGATAGAAGAGGCTTAGCTACTGGCTTGGCGATCATGGGCTTTGGTTTTGCTTCGCTGATCACCAGTCCGATTGCACAATTTTTGATGGGTAAAGTAGGGATTTCCAATACTTTTTATATTTTGGGCGCAATGTATTTTTGTGTGATGTTTCTTGCGTCACGCTACCTTGAAAAACCACCTGTAGGCTGGACGCCGGCTGGTATGACTGAAGAGAAGAAAGAATTTTCCGGTAAAAAGATAGAAGCTTCAGATGGGCTTACTGCCAATGAAGCTATTCGAACACAGAAATTTTGGATGCTGTGGATCATGCTGTTCCTAAATATCACTTGTGGTATCGGGATTGTATCTGCTGCATCACCAATGGCACAGGAAATGACTGGGATGTCAGGTCCCATGGCTGCTGCTATGGTTGGGATCATGGGTATTTTCAACGGCTTGGGTCGTTTGTTCTGGGCAACGATTTCTGATAAATTTGGCCGACCGATAGTGTATTCTACCATTTTTGTCGTCAATGCTTTAGCATTGACTGCACTGTATTTTTCAAGCTCGGCACTATTCTTTGCGGCATTGGTTTGCATCATCATGACCTGTTATGGCGCTGGCTTCTCAATAATTCCAGCATACATTGGTGATGTTTTCGGAATGAAAGAGGTCGGCGCGATCCACGGCTATATTTTGACAGCCTGGGCAGCAGCTGGCGTCGTCGGACCTGTATTATTGTCTACTGTTAAGCAGATGACAGACGGATACACGACAACTTTGTTGATTTTCATTATTTTGTCAGCAATTGCGTTTACAGTATCATTGATTATGCGTAGAAAGCTTGCGCAAAAGTAG
- a CDS encoding penicillin-binding transpeptidase domain-containing protein, with the protein MAGIRNKKVIIGVVTVGIIACSVAGYFVVKDQQEKKKVSSAVDKYTAALTKQDFSKYSALFSEKSFADLATTKEDVAQRYTNVFTGIGVNKIAVENVSTNKKEGDSYEISYELKLDTEFGEITTEKYTVAMNKNETSYSFDWKPSLLFPEMEEDDTVKVATDEVARGEILDRNGVKLAENYDYQQLGITTGQLGEGAEREQNIQAISEKFSVSTEIINEKLNQAWVKEDLFVPIKTLENELSAAEVASLPAGAVIGRTNQRHYPFGEATAHLLGYVGKVSAEDIEKNPELSENHSIGKSGLEAAFDEQLRGKDGASIDIVDKDGLVKKTLLKAERIEPATITLTIDSEAQKIAYDSLGGKPATAVISSPKTGELLVATGAPSYNPNKMVLGISEADYKSYADDTNLPFMARFANRYAPGSTFKTITAAIGLDSGHITTTEERNIDGLKWQKDESWGGFWTTRVKETPVVDLKKALVYSDNIFFAQKSLEMGEEVFRNGLNKFIFGEELDLPIYVEPASISNEATFNSEIHLADTAYGQGELMISPISQLAMYSVFMNDGAIVYPQIVKDQEVKTKKDVVSSDAANTVLNDLIDSVASPEGYVYSLNNPDFTLAAKTGTAEIKEKQDTLGTENSFLLFFDVNNRNFMGLIMSENSRDNGTATEKAGSLVQYLEQHYK; encoded by the coding sequence ATGGCGGGAATAAGAAATAAGAAGGTAATTATTGGCGTTGTCACTGTTGGTATCATTGCTTGCTCAGTGGCAGGTTATTTTGTAGTGAAGGATCAACAAGAGAAAAAGAAAGTAAGCAGCGCAGTAGATAAATACACAGCAGCATTAACAAAACAGGATTTTTCTAAGTATAGTGCGCTTTTTTCAGAAAAGTCATTCGCTGATCTGGCAACAACAAAAGAAGATGTAGCACAAAGATATACGAATGTTTTTACAGGAATTGGTGTAAATAAGATAGCAGTTGAAAATGTCTCGACAAATAAAAAAGAAGGCGATAGTTATGAGATTTCTTATGAGCTAAAGCTGGATACAGAATTTGGAGAGATCACTACAGAAAAATACACAGTTGCCATGAATAAAAATGAAACGAGCTACTCTTTTGATTGGAAGCCGTCGTTGCTATTTCCGGAGATGGAGGAAGATGATACAGTCAAAGTTGCGACAGATGAAGTAGCACGGGGAGAAATACTGGATAGAAATGGTGTGAAGCTTGCTGAGAACTACGACTATCAGCAGCTAGGAATAACCACAGGACAGCTAGGTGAAGGTGCTGAGCGAGAGCAAAATATACAGGCGATAAGTGAAAAATTCAGCGTTTCAACAGAGATCATCAATGAGAAATTGAATCAGGCGTGGGTAAAAGAGGATTTATTTGTACCGATCAAGACATTGGAAAATGAACTGAGCGCTGCCGAGGTTGCTTCTTTACCGGCAGGCGCGGTCATCGGTCGTACAAATCAGCGGCATTATCCCTTTGGCGAAGCGACGGCTCATCTATTAGGCTATGTTGGTAAAGTCAGCGCAGAAGATATTGAGAAGAATCCGGAGTTGTCGGAAAATCATTCGATTGGGAAATCAGGGTTGGAGGCAGCTTTTGACGAACAGCTGAGGGGAAAAGATGGAGCAAGTATCGATATTGTTGATAAAGACGGACTAGTGAAGAAAACTCTTTTAAAAGCAGAGCGAATAGAGCCTGCGACGATTACTTTGACGATCGATAGCGAAGCGCAGAAGATCGCTTATGATTCTTTAGGCGGAAAGCCTGCAACAGCTGTAATTTCAAGCCCTAAAACGGGAGAGTTGCTGGTTGCAACAGGTGCGCCTTCCTATAATCCGAATAAAATGGTCTTAGGTATTTCGGAAGCGGACTATAAGAGCTATGCGGATGATACGAATTTACCTTTTATGGCACGTTTTGCTAATCGATATGCTCCCGGCTCGACCTTCAAAACGATTACGGCTGCGATAGGTTTGGACTCAGGGCACATCACGACGACAGAAGAAAGAAATATCGACGGACTGAAATGGCAAAAGGATGAAAGCTGGGGCGGATTCTGGACGACTCGAGTAAAGGAAACGCCGGTTGTTGATTTGAAAAAGGCATTGGTCTATTCAGATAATATTTTCTTTGCACAAAAAAGCTTGGAGATGGGGGAAGAGGTATTTCGTAACGGACTGAATAAGTTCATTTTTGGCGAAGAACTGGATTTGCCAATTTACGTTGAGCCTGCGAGTATATCCAATGAAGCGACCTTCAATTCAGAGATTCATTTAGCAGATACAGCGTACGGACAGGGCGAGCTGATGATTTCGCCAATTTCTCAACTGGCAATGTATAGCGTGTTTATGAATGACGGTGCAATTGTTTATCCTCAAATCGTAAAGGACCAAGAGGTAAAAACGAAAAAAGATGTAGTTAGTTCAGATGCTGCAAATACGGTACTGAACGACTTGATCGATAGTGTCGCTTCACCGGAAGGCTATGTGTATAGCTTGAACAATCCTGATTTCACTTTGGCTGCGAAAACAGGAACAGCTGAAATAAAAGAAAAGCAGGATACCTTGGGGACAGAAAATAGCTTCTTACTATTTTTCGATGTGAATAATCGTAACTTTATGGGATTGATCATGTCTGAAAACTCAAGAGACAACGGAACTGCAACAGAGAAAGCAGGAAGTCTAGTTCAATATTTGGAGCAGCACTATAAGTAA
- a CDS encoding BtrH N-terminal domain-containing protein, with protein MKHIIENFTPTGGQHCITHALKQLFSYHHCPLSEEMLFGLAEGLDFTYINLQHSPMVSGRSKILEFEKKLAANLGLSLTVRKPKNNERAFEEAQKSILANQPVLIYTDMAFLPYFALDENTHFGGHAVILAGFDDRENVFYLSDRDNSDFPIRTPKGQMNNDYHRISYEDLALARGSNYRPFPANNKSIRFDFSNYQPPRKEPITIAIKNTIEKMLYPAAKLKGVQGIEKFSKQILSWKKFDDDKLRTAGATNYFQINKDGGTGGGIFRNLFGKFLLEVAPTLENHELEIIGAAFTELAALWDDLADTMWTLHTTADRALLPTMSEGIQQLYRTEVKLLVALEKSISL; from the coding sequence ATGAAACATATTATAGAAAATTTTACACCAACCGGTGGACAACATTGCATTACCCACGCACTAAAGCAATTATTTAGTTACCATCATTGTCCTCTTTCCGAAGAAATGCTTTTCGGATTAGCTGAAGGGCTCGATTTTACGTATATCAATCTGCAGCATTCACCAATGGTCTCAGGTCGTTCGAAAATTCTTGAGTTTGAAAAGAAATTAGCTGCTAATTTAGGACTTTCTTTGACTGTTCGAAAACCAAAAAATAATGAACGAGCTTTTGAAGAGGCGCAAAAAAGTATCCTTGCAAATCAGCCAGTGCTAATTTATACCGATATGGCTTTTCTTCCTTATTTTGCACTGGATGAAAACACTCACTTTGGTGGACACGCCGTTATTCTAGCCGGTTTTGATGACAGAGAAAACGTCTTTTATCTGAGTGATCGTGATAACTCTGATTTCCCTATCCGGACTCCGAAAGGCCAGATGAACAACGACTATCATCGGATTTCTTATGAGGATCTCGCTCTTGCCAGAGGGAGCAATTATCGCCCTTTTCCGGCAAATAATAAGAGTATTCGCTTTGATTTTTCAAATTACCAGCCTCCGAGAAAAGAACCAATCACTATCGCCATAAAAAACACTATTGAAAAAATGCTATACCCAGCCGCAAAATTAAAAGGCGTACAAGGTATTGAAAAGTTCTCCAAGCAGATTCTTAGCTGGAAAAAATTTGACGATGATAAGCTACGAACAGCCGGAGCAACCAACTATTTCCAAATCAATAAGGATGGCGGAACCGGAGGCGGAATTTTCCGAAATTTATTTGGCAAATTTCTACTGGAGGTCGCCCCGACTCTTGAGAATCATGAACTAGAAATAATCGGAGCAGCCTTTACTGAGCTTGCTGCTCTCTGGGACGACCTCGCAGATACTATGTGGACACTACATACAACCGCAGATCGTGCACTACTTCCCACTATGTCCGAAGGAATCCAACAGTTGTATAGGACAGAGGTTAAGCTATTAGTAGCATTGGAGAAGAGCATTAGCCTGTAA
- a CDS encoding pyridoxamine 5'-phosphate oxidase family protein, whose product MIEEIRKLIESSSSFLLSTIDRNGFPNTIVVSKPIARLDFYTLKFYVDGDGGTVKNIKQDSKGNVCCYNEAEHQSLLLKGVFSIHPIDGYTVIEDRLNDYQKLLDHKNPVIVSFDVYTAKVHQNGVTDFEQIEDNL is encoded by the coding sequence GTGATTGAAGAAATTCGCAAGCTGATAGAAAGTAGTAGTTCTTTTTTGCTCTCCACTATTGATAGAAATGGTTTTCCAAATACGATTGTTGTATCGAAGCCAATTGCCAGACTTGATTTTTATACGCTGAAGTTCTATGTAGATGGAGACGGCGGTACGGTAAAGAATATTAAGCAGGACAGTAAAGGGAATGTTTGTTGTTACAATGAAGCAGAGCATCAAAGCTTATTACTAAAAGGGGTCTTCTCGATCCATCCAATCGATGGGTATACAGTGATCGAAGACAGACTAAATGATTATCAAAAATTATTGGATCATAAGAATCCTGTCATTGTTTCTTTTGATGTTTACACAGCGAAGGTACATCAAAATGGAGTGACAGACTTTGAGCAAATTGAAGATAACCTTTGA